One genomic window of Vicia villosa cultivar HV-30 ecotype Madison, WI unplaced genomic scaffold, Vvil1.0 ctg.003501F_1_1, whole genome shotgun sequence includes the following:
- the LOC131641068 gene encoding BTB/POZ domain-containing protein At5g03250-like, giving the protein MACMKLGSKSEIFYLYGQSWLCSTGLPSDVIIEIGEASFHLHKFPLISRSKELERFMKDLPSDNEKSVLELHDLPGGAKAFLLVARFCYGVKMELTPSNVVPLRCAAEYLQMTEDYGEGNLIIQTENFLNHIFGYWTDTLKALKTCEGVLPLAEELHITSRCIHSLVLKAADPTLAILPLSGPSSVHSPEDSEMWNGISTSLTSKETGEDWWFEDVSSLSLPLYKRFMQGGIARHMKPRRVSGSLVYYAKKNIPSLSSYQNGNSSKSNLSEADQRNLIEEIVELLPNEKGITPTKFLLKCLRTAMALYASSSCCASLEKRIGFQLDEADLEDLLIPNIGYSMETIHDIDCVQRMLDHFMIVDHDDVDSASNNDIVEEERRIVANCQRLNPMTKVADLMDSYLAEVAPDVNLKLPKFQSLAAVIPDCARTLDDGIYRAIDIFLKSHAWMTESEKEQICRLMNCQKLSLEASTHAAQNERLPLRVVVQVLFFEQLKLRTSVAGWFFASDTLENPTTNLSGNLALTRTDGNNITHNNPVVAFDHMKDRVSELEKECLSMKQDLEKMMKSKGSWNMLLKKLGCRLLPKTSLPKVSKPCRKSKIAPASVTELEENAVVVS; this is encoded by the exons ATGGCTTGCATGAAACTGGGATCTAAGTCTGAAATATTTTACCTATATGGCCAAAGTTG GCTCTGCTCAACTGGACTTCCAAGTGATGTCATTATTGAAATTGGTGAGGCATCATTCCATCTCCACAAG TTTCCACTGATATCAAGAAGCAAAGAACTAGAACGTTTCATGAAAGATTTACCAAGCGACAACGAGAAATCAGTTTTGGAACTTCATGATCTACCAGGAGGAGCCAAAGCCTTTCTTCTTGTTGCTAGGTTCTGTTATGGTGTCAAAATGGAACTAACTCCATCCAATGTGGTTCCACTAAGATGTGCAGCTGAGTATCTACAAATGACTGAAGACTATGGAGAAGGAAACCTAATCATACAAACTGAAAATTTCCTTAACCACATTTTTGGTTATTGGACAGACACACTTAAAGCTCTCAAAACATGTGAAGGGGTTTTACCTTTAGCTGAAGAACTTCACATAACATCAAGATGCATACATTCTCTTGTTTTGAAAGCTGCAGATCCAACTTTGGCTATTTTACCTCTTTCTGGTCCAAGTTCTGTTCATAGTCCAGAGGATTCAGAAATGTGGAATGGAATATCCACAAGCCTAACATCAAAAGAAACCGGTGAAGATTGGTGGTTCGAAGATGTTTCTTCCCTTAGTTTACCTTTGTATAAGAGATTCATGCAAGGTGGTATTGCAAGACACATGAAACCGAGAAGAGTTTCGGGTTCACTTGTTTACTATGCGAAGAAAAACATACCTTCTTTGTCAAGTTATCAGAACGGAAACtcgtcaaaatcaaatctttctgAGGCGGATCAAAGGAATCTGATTGAAGAAATAGTTGAGTTGCTTCCAAATGAAAAGGGTATTACACCAACTAAGTTTTTGCTCAAGTGTTTGAGAACAGCTATGGCTTTATATGCTAGCTCTTCTTGCTGCGCGAGTTTGGAGAAAAGAATTGGTTTTCAGTTAGACGAAGCTGATCTTGAAGATCTTTTGATTCCAAATATTGGTTACTCAATGGAGACAATTCATGATATTGATTGTGTTCAAAGAATGCTCGATCATTTCATGattgttgatcatgatgatgttgATTCTGCGTCTAATAATGATATTGTTGAAGAAGAGAGACGCATAGTTGCAAACTGTCAACGTCTTAATCCAATGACAAAAGTTGCTGATTTGATGGATAGTTATTTAGCAGAAGTAGCACCTGATGTTAACTTGAAGTTGCCAAAGTTTCAGTCACTCGCTGCTGTAATTCCCGATTGTGCTAGGACTTTGGATGATGGCATCTATCGTGCAATCGATATATTCCTCAAG AGTCATGCATGGATGACAGAATCAGAGAAGGAACAAATCTGCAGGCTGATGAATTGCCAGAAACTCTCGTTGGAAGCAAGCACACATGCAGCTCAAAACGAGAGGCTACCACTTCGCGTTGTTGTCCAGGTTTTGTTCTTCGAACAACTCAAGCTACGCACATCTGTTGCAGGTTGGTTCTTTGCTTCCGACACTCTTGAAAACCCAACAACAAACCTGAGTGGAAACCTTGCTCTAACGAGAACCGACGGAAACAACATTACACATAACAACCCTGTTGTAGCTTTTGATCACATGAAAGACAGAGTTTCTGAGCTTGAGAAAGAGTGTTTGAGCATGAAACAAGATTTGGAGAAAATGATGAAGTCTAAGGGAAGTTGGAACATGCTCTTAAAGAAATTGGGGTGTAGATTACTTCCTAAGACTTCTCTTCCTAAGGTTTCAAAGCCATGCAGGAAGTCCAAAATAGCACCAGCTTCAGTAACTGAGTTGGAAGAGAATGCTGTGGTAGTTAGCTGA